In Spiroplasma litorale, a single genomic region encodes these proteins:
- the lysS gene encoding lysine--tRNA ligase, giving the protein MKNNQDRSFTEQELVRRQKLEDLVKNGRDPYVENSYERSHTLNHLIEQFDGFSKEDLSKISVGNEVTTAGRVRLFREAGKKAIFANIQDQEATIQLYIREDEVGTEDFSYFKDIDLGDIIGVKGIMMKTDHGELTIRVKEYKLLTKALKPLPDKHAGISDIEEKYRRRYVDLIVNPETKKVFQSRNKIIRTIQSVLDEKGYMEVETPILHLKKAGGDAKPFVTHYNALDTNFYLRIATELHLKRCIVGGFEGVYEIGRLFRNEGMSTRHNPEFTSIEIYVAYKEMNFLMSLCEEIFRTCALKVNETTKVSYSGIEFDFSKPFKRWHMVDAIKEVCGVDFWKHMSYEEATKLAKEHNVKYEKYHFSVGHIINLFFEQYVEDKIIEPTFVIGHPKEISPLSKLNKDDNRFTDRFELFINKREYANAFAELNNPIDQYERFLDQIKQAEAGDEEASELDIDFIEALEYGMPPTAGIGIGIDRLVMLLTNSESIKDVLLFPQLRPRGK; this is encoded by the coding sequence ATGAAAAATAATCAAGATAGAAGCTTTACTGAACAAGAACTTGTTAGAAGACAAAAATTAGAAGATCTTGTTAAAAACGGAAGAGACCCATATGTTGAAAATAGTTATGAAAGAAGTCATACACTTAATCATTTAATAGAACAATTTGATGGATTCTCTAAAGAAGATTTATCAAAAATTAGTGTGGGTAACGAAGTTACAACAGCAGGTAGGGTAAGACTATTTCGTGAAGCAGGTAAAAAAGCAATATTTGCAAATATTCAAGATCAAGAAGCTACTATTCAACTTTACATTAGAGAAGATGAAGTGGGGACTGAGGATTTCTCCTATTTCAAAGATATTGATTTGGGTGACATTATTGGTGTTAAAGGGATAATGATGAAAACAGATCACGGAGAATTAACAATAAGAGTTAAAGAATACAAACTATTAACAAAAGCGCTTAAACCATTACCAGATAAACATGCTGGTATATCAGATATTGAAGAAAAATATCGCCGTAGATATGTTGATTTAATTGTTAACCCAGAAACAAAAAAAGTTTTCCAAAGCAGAAATAAAATTATTAGAACAATCCAAAGTGTTTTGGATGAAAAAGGTTACATGGAAGTGGAAACACCAATATTACATTTAAAAAAAGCAGGTGGAGATGCAAAACCTTTTGTAACTCACTACAATGCTTTAGATACGAATTTTTATTTACGTATCGCAACTGAGCTTCATTTAAAAAGATGTATAGTTGGTGGTTTTGAGGGCGTTTATGAAATTGGAAGACTTTTTAGAAATGAAGGAATGAGTACAAGGCATAACCCTGAGTTTACATCAATAGAAATATATGTTGCTTATAAAGAAATGAATTTTTTAATGTCTTTGTGTGAAGAAATTTTTAGAACATGTGCTTTAAAAGTAAATGAAACAACTAAAGTATCATACTCAGGTATAGAATTTGATTTTTCAAAACCTTTTAAAAGATGACACATGGTTGATGCAATAAAAGAAGTTTGTGGGGTAGATTTTTGAAAACATATGTCATATGAAGAGGCCACTAAATTAGCAAAAGAACATAATGTTAAATATGAAAAATATCATTTTTCTGTAGGACATATAATAAATTTATTTTTTGAACAGTATGTTGAAGATAAAATTATAGAACCTACTTTCGTTATAGGGCATCCAAAAGAAATATCTCCTTTATCAAAACTTAATAAAGATGATAATAGATTTACTGATCGTTTTGAATTATTTATAAATAAAAGAGAGTACGCAAATGCATTTGCTGAATTAAATAATCCAATTGATCAGTATGAAAGATTCTTAGACCAAATAAAACAAGCAGAAGCAGGAGATGAAGAGGCATCAGAATTAGATATTGACTTCATTGAAGCTTTAGAATACGGTATGCCACCAACAGCGGGTATTGGAATAGGAATCGATAGATTGGTTATGTTGTTAACAAACTCAGAATCAATAAAAGATGTATTGTTATTCCCTCAATTAAGACCAAGAGGTAAATAA
- a CDS encoding single-stranded DNA-binding protein, which translates to MNSVNLIGRITKDPELRTSKDNRAFVAFTLAVNEFSGGKQYTQFVPCFAWEKTAENMSKYVKKGAQISIEGSINVRQENVNGQYNQSVFVRANRVQFLSNSGQDATLNNQDRFSNFTNQGNLNESQSGPNLDFDLIEDQKVSDDDSILWED; encoded by the coding sequence ATGAACTCTGTAAATTTAATAGGTAGAATAACTAAGGACCCTGAACTAAGAACTTCAAAGGATAATAGAGCATTTGTTGCCTTTACTTTAGCTGTAAACGAATTTTCAGGTGGTAAGCAGTATACACAATTTGTGCCTTGTTTTGCTTGAGAAAAAACTGCTGAAAATATGAGTAAATATGTTAAAAAAGGTGCTCAAATTTCGATTGAAGGATCAATTAACGTTAGACAAGAAAACGTAAATGGTCAGTATAACCAAAGCGTTTTTGTTAGAGCTAATAGAGTGCAATTTTTATCAAACTCAGGTCAAGACGCAACCTTAAATAATCAAGACAGATTTTCAAATTTTACAAATCAAGGTAATTTAAACGAAAGTCAATCAGGTCCAAATCTTGATTTTGATTTAATCGAAGATCAAAAAGTATCTGATGATGATTCTATTCTTTGAGAAGATTAA
- a CDS encoding Hsp33 family molecular chaperone HslO — translation MDLQVRAISNVKNVKISIVDITESLNEIKSLQKLNEIATEALGRSIIDTGLVSLSIKDGSKVITNINGMGLLGSIIAEFDNNKIRGYVQNRNVEITKDEETNDSDLARAVGKNGFLQISRYDKKIPEPYTSRIEIVSGEINMDFMFYLQKSDQVKSLITSSVKFENGKVKKACGIMIQLLPDFKDEDIDFIEEKIGTLNYLIETLEKTTNYEALIKDICEDAKILDTQKIKFECTCSIEKVMSSLKLLKKEELEKAVNDGEVIEVVCDFCTKQYNIKPSEISSLL, via the coding sequence ATGGATTTACAAGTTAGAGCTATTAGCAATGTTAAAAATGTCAAAATATCAATTGTGGATATTACAGAAAGTCTTAATGAAATAAAATCACTTCAAAAATTAAATGAAATTGCAACAGAAGCGCTAGGGAGATCAATTATTGATACAGGATTAGTTAGTCTTTCAATAAAAGACGGTTCAAAAGTTATTACTAATATTAATGGTATGGGATTACTTGGATCAATAATTGCGGAATTTGATAACAACAAAATAAGAGGTTATGTTCAAAACAGAAATGTAGAAATTACAAAAGATGAAGAAACAAATGATAGCGATCTTGCTAGAGCCGTTGGTAAAAATGGGTTTTTACAAATATCAAGATATGATAAAAAAATACCAGAGCCCTACACATCTAGAATTGAAATTGTATCGGGTGAAATAAATATGGATTTTATGTTTTACTTGCAAAAAAGTGATCAAGTAAAATCTCTAATTACTTCAAGTGTTAAATTTGAAAACGGGAAAGTAAAAAAAGCATGTGGTATTATGATACAACTATTACCAGATTTCAAAGATGAAGATATTGATTTCATAGAAGAGAAAATTGGGACATTAAATTATTTAATTGAAACTTTAGAGAAAACTACAAATTACGAAGCTTTAATTAAAGACATATGTGAAGATGCAAAAATTTTAGATACACAAAAAATTAAGTTTGAGTGTACTTGTTCAATTGAAAAAGTTATGAGCTCATTGAAATTGTTAAAAAAAGAAGAATTAGAAAAAGCTGTTAATGATGGTGAAGTTATTGAGGTAGTTTGTGATTTTTGTACTAAGCAATACAATATTAAACCAAGTGAAATTTCGTCTTTATTATAA
- the rpsF gene encoding 30S ribosomal protein S6 — MIRKYEIMYIVDKDVADIKSVEKKLSDILTTNSGKILESENWGLKDFAYEINKKKKGHYIVLIVETDSSNIAEFERVSRIDKNVVRYLVINTENEKNYIQSTKYAKTDMTKYREERKQSRPYEKKYRRDDNFEKKEFKENKEDTPKSVSDNVKQETSVKAETLKETKPKTTKETTKETTKETTKETKPKATKEKKA, encoded by the coding sequence ATGATAAGAAAATACGAAATTATGTATATCGTAGACAAAGATGTTGCAGACATTAAAAGTGTCGAAAAAAAACTTAGCGATATTTTGACTACAAATTCAGGGAAAATTTTAGAATCTGAAAATTGAGGATTGAAAGATTTTGCATATGAAATAAACAAAAAGAAAAAAGGACACTATATTGTTTTGATCGTAGAAACAGATTCTTCAAATATTGCAGAATTTGAACGTGTGTCAAGAATTGACAAAAATGTAGTCAGATATTTAGTTATTAATACAGAAAATGAAAAAAACTATATTCAATCTACAAAGTATGCTAAAACAGACATGACTAAATATAGAGAAGAAAGAAAACAATCTCGCCCATATGAAAAAAAATACAGAAGAGATGACAATTTTGAAAAAAAAGAATTCAAAGAAAATAAGGAAGACACTCCAAAATCTGTATCAGATAATGTTAAACAAGAAACTTCTGTAAAAGCAGAAACATTAAAAGAAACAAAACCAAAAACAACAAAAGAAACAACAAAAGAAACAACAAAAGAAACAACAAAAGAAACAAAACCAAAAGCAACTAAAGAAAAAAAAGCTTAA
- a CDS encoding DUF1904 family protein: MPVFTFKGDNLDKVKEYHKKIGELALLVNAKVENFVFIYEHINLITNDNNINVLYVSVEWLGRPLKQEVVASHLQEFFEKFYKKIYLKFTEINNFMYLNGKLIG, from the coding sequence ATGCCAGTATTCACATTTAAAGGTGATAATTTAGACAAAGTAAAAGAGTATCACAAAAAAATAGGTGAGTTAGCACTTTTGGTAAATGCAAAGGTTGAAAATTTTGTATTTATTTACGAACATATTAACTTAATTACTAATGATAATAACATTAATGTATTATATGTTTCAGTAGAATGACTAGGGAGACCTTTAAAGCAAGAGGTTGTGGCCTCTCATTTGCAAGAGTTTTTCGAAAAGTTTTATAAGAAAATATACTTAAAATTTACAGAGATTAATAATTTTATGTACTTAAACGGTAAGCTTATTGGATAA
- the rplI gene encoding 50S ribosomal protein L9 → MKVILLEDIKNYGKKNDVVEVSDGYAKNFLIPKKLAKIASSNELGHLRVIKNKETEFLKQKEEEIKKLASEIEKITLKFTLKFKDDKAFGTISLNQIVEVLEKSYNLIIDKKKFEKHEVINKMGLFYLKIKLSKNNIATLKVNVEGNK, encoded by the coding sequence ATGAAAGTAATTCTCTTAGAAGATATTAAAAACTATGGTAAAAAAAATGACGTTGTGGAAGTTTCTGATGGTTATGCAAAAAATTTTTTAATTCCTAAAAAACTTGCTAAAATCGCTTCTTCAAATGAGTTAGGTCATTTAAGAGTGATTAAGAATAAAGAGACTGAATTTTTAAAACAAAAAGAAGAAGAAATAAAAAAACTGGCATCTGAAATTGAAAAAATAACACTCAAATTTACTTTAAAATTTAAAGATGATAAAGCTTTTGGTACAATTTCTTTAAATCAAATTGTAGAAGTATTAGAAAAAAGTTATAATTTAATAATTGACAAGAAAAAGTTTGAAAAGCATGAAGTTATTAATAAGATGGGCTTATTTTATTTGAAAATAAAACTTTCAAAAAACAATATAGCAACCCTTAAAGTTAATGTAGAAGGAAACAAATAG
- the ftsH gene encoding ATP-dependent zinc metalloprotease FtsH, which translates to MKNKKTLYIILFSILLIILLAFAIWMFIAGAAEKLTYEQFESLMRQNSINQNSLEEKIINGVHVISGTYQKDGTIHKFTVGINNQQYDYLLNDPIFRDFVRNIVTNQELQSPIWAIIQSTLPILIMILFYIWIFSSMAKGGMGGGILGGKSQRPRQIKSDVKFSDVAGINEEKTELVELVDYLKNPNKYAMMGARVPKGVLMEGPPGTGKTLLAKAVAGEANVAFFTMAGSEFEEMFVGLGASRVRDLFGDAKKAAPCIIFIDEIDAVGRKRNTAMGSATNEQTLNQLLVEMDGFGSNSGVIVMAATNRVDVLDPALLRPGRFDRTIQISLPDIREREAILKLHARNKSVSPEIDWKRVAERTPGFSGAQLENVLNESAILVVRNKRKMITLNDIDEAIDRVVGGPAKKSRAMTVQDKKVVSYHEAGHALIGLKLDSASKVQKVTIIPRGNAGGYTIMTPKDESNFSSKEDLYSSIAGYLGGRASEEIIFGKNKITTGAHDDLDKATNIARRMVTQFGMSSLGLTKYLTMQEESYGQTKGVYSDEVAFKIDNEINTILENCYKTAHGIISKNLPLLELIAESLRVLETITAEQIEYINKYNKLPEEVIKEKERMEKEEKKKNAGEILEFEPDDDEKK; encoded by the coding sequence ATGAAAAACAAGAAAACTTTATACATTATACTTTTTTCAATACTTCTAATTATCTTGCTTGCTTTTGCAATATGGATGTTTATAGCTGGAGCTGCTGAAAAGTTAACATATGAGCAATTTGAATCTCTTATGAGACAAAACTCTATTAATCAAAACAGCTTGGAAGAAAAAATTATAAATGGCGTACATGTTATATCTGGAACTTATCAAAAAGATGGTACAATTCACAAATTTACGGTTGGTATAAATAATCAACAATATGATTATTTATTAAATGATCCAATTTTTAGAGATTTTGTAAGAAACATTGTTACCAACCAAGAGTTACAATCACCAATTTGGGCAATAATCCAAAGTACCTTGCCTATATTAATTATGATACTATTCTATATTTGAATATTTAGTTCAATGGCAAAAGGTGGAATGGGTGGCGGAATACTTGGTGGAAAGTCACAAAGACCAAGACAAATTAAATCAGATGTCAAATTCTCAGATGTTGCTGGTATAAATGAAGAAAAAACAGAATTAGTTGAACTTGTCGACTATCTAAAAAATCCAAACAAGTATGCAATGATGGGTGCAAGGGTTCCTAAAGGTGTTCTTATGGAAGGTCCGCCAGGGACTGGTAAAACATTACTTGCAAAAGCAGTTGCTGGTGAAGCAAATGTCGCATTCTTTACAATGGCAGGGTCAGAATTTGAAGAAATGTTTGTAGGACTTGGGGCAAGTAGGGTCCGTGACTTATTTGGAGATGCTAAAAAAGCAGCACCTTGTATTATTTTCATTGATGAAATTGATGCAGTCGGTAGAAAAAGAAACACTGCAATGGGTTCTGCAACTAATGAACAAACATTAAACCAACTTCTAGTTGAAATGGATGGGTTTGGTTCAAACTCAGGTGTAATAGTAATGGCTGCAACCAACAGAGTTGATGTTCTAGATCCTGCTCTATTGAGACCAGGAAGATTTGACAGAACTATTCAAATATCACTTCCAGATATTAGGGAAAGAGAAGCAATTTTAAAATTACATGCAAGAAATAAATCTGTTTCACCAGAAATTGACTGAAAAAGGGTGGCGGAAAGAACACCAGGTTTTTCAGGGGCACAACTTGAAAACGTTTTAAATGAGTCTGCAATATTAGTTGTTAGAAATAAACGCAAAATGATAACTTTAAACGATATTGACGAAGCTATTGATAGAGTTGTTGGAGGACCAGCTAAAAAATCAAGAGCAATGACAGTTCAGGATAAGAAAGTTGTTTCATATCATGAAGCCGGACATGCGTTGATAGGTCTTAAACTTGATTCTGCATCTAAAGTACAAAAAGTTACTATTATACCAAGGGGTAATGCTGGTGGATATACAATAATGACACCAAAAGATGAATCGAATTTCTCATCTAAGGAAGATCTTTATTCATCAATAGCTGGTTATCTTGGAGGAAGAGCATCTGAAGAAATAATATTTGGGAAAAATAAAATTACAACAGGTGCACATGATGACTTAGATAAAGCAACTAACATCGCTAGAAGAATGGTTACACAATTCGGAATGTCTTCACTTGGGTTAACAAAATACTTAACTATGCAAGAAGAATCATATGGTCAAACAAAAGGGGTTTATTCTGATGAAGTTGCATTCAAAATTGATAATGAAATAAATACAATATTAGAGAACTGCTACAAAACAGCTCATGGTATTATAAGTAAAAACCTTCCATTACTTGAATTGATTGCTGAATCATTAAGGGTTCTTGAAACAATTACAGCAGAACAAATAGAATATATTAATAAATATAATAAATTACCAGAAGAAGTAATTAAAGAAAAAGAAAGAATGGAAAAAGAAGAAAAGAAAAAAAATGCTGGGGAAATTTTAGAATTTGAACCAGATGATGATGAGAAAAAATAG
- a CDS encoding IspD/TarI family cytidylyltransferase — protein sequence MISAIIVANGTSSRFGEENKLLENINGDFVITLAIEKFLKVPSIKEVILVSNDEIFNVINTDNIIKVYGGKTRPESVMAGLKKASQKYVMIHDGARPFVSSSLINKLSKELEKHQVVVPILNITSSLKMYDNNKIKTVNRESFFQTQTPQCFKKDIIINAYENINTKWVDDLQAIEGIDNIDVKLIPGEISNIKITFKKDIIG from the coding sequence ATGATAAGTGCAATCATTGTAGCAAATGGAACATCTTCACGTTTTGGAGAAGAAAATAAATTATTAGAAAATATTAATGGTGACTTTGTAATAACTTTAGCAATTGAAAAATTTTTAAAGGTTCCAAGTATTAAAGAAGTAATTTTAGTTTCAAATGATGAAATTTTTAATGTAATAAATACTGATAATATAATTAAAGTTTATGGAGGAAAGACAAGACCTGAATCAGTTATGGCTGGTTTAAAAAAAGCCTCACAAAAATATGTTATGATCCATGACGGAGCTAGACCATTTGTTTCGAGTTCTTTAATAAACAAGTTAAGTAAAGAATTAGAAAAGCATCAAGTTGTTGTCCCGATATTAAATATTACAAGTAGTTTAAAAATGTATGATAATAATAAAATAAAAACTGTTAATAGAGAAAGTTTTTTCCAAACTCAAACACCTCAATGTTTTAAAAAAGATATTATTATTAATGCTTATGAGAATATTAATACCAAATGGGTTGATGATCTTCAAGCAATAGAGGGTATAGATAACATAGATGTTAAACTAATACCTGGAGAAATAAGCAACATTAAAATTACTTTTAAAAAAGATATAATAGGGTAA
- a CDS encoding ABC transporter ATP-binding protein, which translates to MENKDSNIKERNNIKQNEFLIIDKPSFSESDEFKQLKQKVRFQKQQTSKFSKKILNGEVISTTGNKPDTDKYVIELFDVKKWYQTGDVLTPVLRGVDLKIEKGKFIVILGPSGSGKTTLLNTISGLDKTSEGDVFVLGNNLSLLKDSHLTKFRRENVGFIFQQYNLLSNLTAKENAEVGENLSKSKENKMSLTDIFKTIGMEDQMNKYPHQMSGGQQQRVSIARALAKNPEILFGDEPTGALDEEMGRRVLEILVDIKNKYKTTIIIVTHNPNISEIGDTVIHVKNGLIDNIKNNSNPKKPSDIDWS; encoded by the coding sequence ATGGAAAACAAAGATAGCAATATTAAAGAAAGAAATAATATAAAACAAAATGAGTTTTTAATTATTGATAAACCTTCTTTTAGTGAAAGTGACGAATTCAAGCAATTGAAGCAAAAAGTTAGGTTTCAAAAACAACAAACATCTAAATTTTCTAAAAAAATATTAAACGGGGAAGTTATTTCAACAACAGGAAATAAACCTGATACAGATAAGTACGTTATTGAATTATTTGATGTAAAAAAATGATATCAAACAGGTGATGTATTAACACCAGTTCTTAGAGGTGTTGATCTTAAAATTGAAAAAGGTAAATTTATCGTTATTTTAGGACCTTCAGGTTCTGGTAAAACTACTTTATTAAATACAATTTCTGGTTTAGACAAAACAAGTGAAGGTGATGTTTTTGTTCTTGGTAACAATTTATCTTTATTAAAAGACTCACATTTGACAAAGTTTAGAAGAGAAAACGTTGGATTCATATTTCAACAATATAACTTACTTTCAAATCTAACAGCTAAGGAAAATGCTGAAGTTGGTGAAAATTTAAGTAAAAGCAAAGAAAATAAAATGTCTTTAACAGATATTTTTAAAACAATTGGTATGGAAGACCAAATGAATAAATACCCACACCAAATGTCAGGTGGACAACAACAAAGGGTTTCGATTGCTAGAGCACTTGCAAAAAACCCAGAAATATTATTTGGTGATGAACCGACAGGTGCTCTTGATGAAGAAATGGGTAGGAGAGTTTTAGAAATACTTGTTGATATAAAAAACAAATATAAAACTACAATAATCATTGTCACTCATAACCCAAATATTAGTGAAATTGGGGATACTGTAATACATGTGAAAAATGGTTTGATTGACAATATTAAAAATAACTCTAATCCAAAAAAACCATCAGATATTGATTGATCTTAA
- the rpsR gene encoding 30S ribosomal protein S18: MMVKKFVRRKKVNFFAKNKIDYIDYKDVDLLKKFISINGQILPRRVTGTSPKHQRMLAVAIKRARTMGLIPFIVQ; the protein is encoded by the coding sequence ATAATGGTAAAAAAATTTGTAAGAAGAAAAAAAGTTAATTTCTTCGCTAAAAATAAAATCGATTATATAGATTATAAAGATGTAGATCTATTAAAAAAATTTATTTCGATTAATGGACAAATCCTTCCAAGAAGGGTTACAGGTACTTCACCAAAACATCAAAGAATGTTAGCTGTTGCTATAAAAAGAGCAAGAACTATGGGTTTAATTCCATTTATAGTTCAATAA
- the dusB gene encoding tRNA dihydrouridine synthase DusB, protein MKIKNININGNLFLGPMAGTTNSAFRTICREKGASLVYAEMVSMEGLVHNNQKTKKMIYVSENEKPTSLQIFGYDVNSFVKGTKIVDLNSDCDIIDINMGCPAPKVAMRSQAGANLLKYPERVGEVIKAVVESTTKPVTVKMRIGWDEENKNVVELAKIAEKNGASAIAVHARTRNQFYKGKADWNWIKKVKESVKIPVIGNGDVIDGKSAKQMFEETGCDAIMISRAAQGNPWIFKEIKYYLDNEKELGKPSLEEWKNTIKKHAQLLISELGEEHAIKEMRKQLVWYIKAYNKSDNYKEMQQKAVYINNFQDLESVLELY, encoded by the coding sequence ATGAAAATAAAAAATATAAATATTAACGGAAATTTATTTTTAGGACCGATGGCAGGAACTACAAATAGTGCATTTAGAACTATCTGTAGAGAAAAAGGTGCTTCACTTGTATATGCAGAAATGGTTAGCATGGAAGGGTTAGTACATAACAATCAAAAAACAAAAAAAATGATATACGTTTCAGAAAATGAAAAACCGACATCACTTCAAATTTTTGGATATGATGTCAATTCTTTTGTAAAAGGAACAAAAATAGTAGACCTAAATTCTGATTGTGACATAATTGATATAAATATGGGTTGTCCTGCTCCTAAGGTAGCTATGAGAAGCCAAGCAGGTGCAAATTTATTAAAGTACCCAGAAAGAGTTGGAGAGGTTATTAAAGCAGTTGTTGAAAGTACAACTAAACCCGTTACTGTTAAAATGAGAATTGGATGAGACGAAGAAAATAAGAATGTTGTTGAATTAGCAAAGATTGCAGAAAAAAACGGAGCATCAGCAATTGCTGTACACGCTAGAACAAGAAATCAATTTTATAAAGGTAAAGCAGATTGAAATTGAATAAAAAAAGTTAAAGAATCCGTTAAAATACCTGTTATAGGTAACGGTGATGTTATTGATGGCAAGAGTGCAAAACAAATGTTTGAAGAAACAGGTTGTGATGCCATTATGATTTCAAGAGCAGCACAAGGCAATCCATGAATTTTTAAAGAAATAAAATACTATTTAGATAATGAAAAAGAACTAGGCAAACCTAGTTTAGAAGAATGAAAAAACACAATCAAAAAGCATGCTCAACTTCTAATATCAGAGTTGGGTGAAGAACATGCAATCAAAGAAATGCGTAAGCAACTCGTTTGATATATAAAAGCGTATAATAAAAGCGACAACTATAAAGAAATGCAACAAAAAGCAGTTTATATAAACAATTTCCAAGATTTAGAAAGTGTTTTAGAATTATATTAA
- a CDS encoding class-II aminoacyl-tRNA synthetase family protein — MKYGIVLGYVSKLNFKETLASIEEIKDSIFFGLKNDLKLISVDGGLVTNKKDWLNDDFQQTKRPIDFDVIDYKGFGEIIIANNKWRRNLISKIEHLEHKKGIISKFSTIDRDAKLGNTSSLIYDELGIEILAKELDHQYLDDFIVKIYKQVYETDKKVSSNHKILKSLHFSKTLTFVTYKKLRELYPLLTFKERINKFAKENGSFVLKDYVEKIINHKSMNSFSEDVFNFKTFSKLYVYNSECEKAVSIGYASYQVDREVLREQNLLLKENYKNNNNYNFLIKSNKLPLTLSAGLFINRITMIILEKQHIAEVHSSIWSNEFIEYCNANKIKIF; from the coding sequence ATGAAGTATGGAATTGTCTTGGGTTATGTCTCAAAACTTAATTTTAAAGAAACTTTAGCGTCTATTGAAGAAATTAAAGACAGCATTTTTTTTGGACTAAAAAATGATCTAAAACTAATTTCTGTTGATGGTGGTTTAGTTACAAACAAAAAAGATTGGTTAAATGATGATTTTCAACAAACAAAAAGACCAATCGATTTTGATGTGATTGATTATAAAGGTTTTGGAGAAATTATAATTGCAAATAATAAATGGAGAAGAAATTTAATTTCTAAAATTGAACATCTAGAACACAAAAAAGGCATTATATCTAAATTTTCAACAATAGATAGAGATGCAAAATTAGGTAATACAAGTTCATTAATTTATGATGAATTAGGTATTGAAATATTAGCTAAAGAACTTGATCACCAATATTTAGATGATTTTATAGTTAAAATATATAAACAAGTTTATGAAACAGATAAAAAAGTAAGCTCAAATCATAAAATCTTAAAATCTTTACATTTTTCTAAAACACTTACATTTGTAACTTATAAAAAATTGAGGGAACTTTACCCATTATTAACTTTTAAAGAAAGAATTAATAAATTTGCAAAAGAAAACGGAAGTTTTGTTTTAAAAGATTATGTTGAGAAAATTATAAATCATAAAAGTATGAACAGTTTTTCAGAAGATGTCTTTAATTTTAAAACATTCTCAAAACTTTATGTTTATAATAGCGAATGTGAAAAAGCAGTTTCAATAGGATATGCTTCATATCAAGTTGATAGGGAAGTTTTAAGAGAGCAAAATTTATTACTTAAAGAAAATTATAAAAACAATAATAATTATAATTTTTTAATCAAATCTAATAAATTACCCTTAACTTTATCGGCAGGTTTGTTTATAAATAGAATAACAATGATCATTTTAGAAAAACAACATATTGCAGAAGTTCATTCTTCTATATGATCAAATGAATTTATAGAATACTGCAATGCAAACAAAATAAAAATTTTTTAA